The Flavobacterium sp. 140616W15 sequence CATGTATTGAGTCAAAAATTTACAGAAATCAAACTTATGTTACTGATTATGGAAATTTAAATTTTGAAGAAAGAGTAAAATTAATCTCTAATGACACCTATTATATTGACAAAAATTTTATTGAAGGAAAACTTTGTATTTTCGTTGATGATATTAAGATCACAGGAAGCCATGAACATACTGTAAATAAAATACTAGATCAGTATAATGTAAATGGTGATTTTGTATTTGTTTATTTTGCTGAATTAATAAATAAAGAGATTCATCCAAACATAGAAAATCATTATAATTATTATTCTGTTAAGAATGTTGAAGACATCGTTAACATTATAAATAGCGATCATTTTCAATACAATACTAGAATAGTAAAGTATATATTAAGTCTCAACGAAGATGATTTTAGCTATTTAGCAAATAACATTTCGTTGCTAAAAAGTAATGATTTATTTCATCTAGCAATAAGTAATAACTACCACCAAATTTTAGAATACCAAAATAACATTAACGTAATAAAAATTGATTAAATTATGGCTATCAACTTACAAAAAGGGCAAAGAGAAAACATAAATGCCCCAAAATTTACAATTGGTTTAGGATGGGATACAAATAGTAGCTCGACAGGATCAGGATATGATCTTGATGCTTCTGTATTTGTATTAGGAGATAATAGAAAAATAATTTCTGACTCTCATTTTATATTTTATAATAATTTAAAATCACCAGACGAATCTGTTATTCATACAGGAGACAATTTAACTGGAGATGGAGATGGAGATGATGAGCAAATAAAAATTGATTTAACAAAAATTGATGCTGCTGTAAAAGAAATATGTATTGTCGTTACAATTCATGATGCTCAAAACAGAAAACAAAATTTTGGACAAGTTCGTAATTCATTTATTAGAATTGTAGATGATAGCAACAATACTGAAATGGTTAAATATGAATTAGAAGAAGACTTCTCTATAGAAACTGCAGTTGAGTTTGGTAGAATATACAATAAAGACGGACAATGGAAATTTGAAGCTATTGGTGCAGGAATGAAAGGTGGATTAGAAGATTACTTAAATAAATACAACTAAAAAATGGCTATAAATTTAGAAAAAGGACAACGTATCAATCTTGAAAAAAGCAACGGTACTAAATTACAAAACATTTGCGTAGGTGTAAATTGGGGAGCTATTGAGAAAAAAGGGCTTTTTGGAACAAAAAAAGAGCCTGTAGATCTAGATGCAAGTTGTGCCATTTATGACGAAAAGAAAAACCATATCGATTCTGTTAACTTTAGAAAACTACAATCTAATGATCAAGCTATTAAACACAGCGGTGATGATTTAACTGGAGATTTAAACGGTGATGACGGATTAGACAATGAAGTTATTACATTAGATTTTTCTAGAATATCACCTTCTGCAAACCATGTAGCTTTCTTTATAAATAGTTTTAGAGGACAAGATTTTAAAGATATTCCTTTTGCATCTATCAGAATATACGAAGGAACTCCAACAAGAGTTAACCAGGAATATGCTCGTTATGATATTGCAAACGATTCTTCTTTTGCTGGAAATGTATCAATGGTTCTTGGTGTTTTTTACAAAAGAAATGATGAATGGAAATTTAGTGCAATCGGAACACCTACAAGAGATAAAAAACTTGAAGAAACGATTCTTACTATCCAACAAAATCATTTATAAAAGACAACATGATAGACAATCAATTAGTTACTCAAGAAAACGTTGCCTTAATTGACAAAGATGGAAATGTAAACTTAGCTACAATTACTGAAACAGAAATTAACAGCTACAAATCAATCTCAAATCAATTAAATGAGAACGATGCCAATTCGATTTTAAATTACGGCGCTGACATTCAAAATGCTATTGCAAAACAAAGTGATACTTTCTTAACCAACGTTAGAACATACAACTCTGGAGAAGTAGGAACTTTGATTAATGATTTGTTAACTGAATTAAACTATGTAGATGTTGATCAGTTAGACCAAGGACCTGTTAAGCGATTTCTTTCAAAGATTCCAGTCCTTAATAAATTAGTTGTCGATGTAAAAAAATTATTCCAACAATACGATAAAATTACTGTAAACATTGACAAAATCAGTAATAAAGTAAAAGCTGGAATGATTAATTCTGTTAAAGATAATAGCGCACTTCAAACCATGTTTGATGGTAATGTCGCTCTTATCAAAGAAATGGAAAAACACGTTATTGCAGGACAAATTCGTTTTAAAGAACTAAACGAAGAACTTGCTGTGATGGAAGCTAACACGGCACAATATCAAGATTATCAAATTTCTGATAAAAGGAATTTCATAAACCGTCTAGACAAACGTTTGGCCGAC is a genomic window containing:
- a CDS encoding phosphoribosyltransferase family protein, which codes for MNKNFSLHKILEKDNCPFQEGEYSRFKFGDKSYAEKFAKELFDGFTEQYGELILSNKEIVILPSPFLSIPTASNFLCYYFKKQLNAFLFKNNKKACIESKIYRNQTYVTDYGNLNFEERVKLISNDTYYIDKNFIEGKLCIFVDDIKITGSHEHTVNKILDQYNVNGDFVFVYFAELINKEIHPNIENHYNYYSVKNVEDIVNIINSDHFQYNTRIVKYILSLNEDDFSYLANNISLLKSNDLFHLAISNNYHQILEYQNNINVIKID
- a CDS encoding TerD family protein, producing the protein MAINLQKGQRENINAPKFTIGLGWDTNSSSTGSGYDLDASVFVLGDNRKIISDSHFIFYNNLKSPDESVIHTGDNLTGDGDGDDEQIKIDLTKIDAAVKEICIVVTIHDAQNRKQNFGQVRNSFIRIVDDSNNTEMVKYELEEDFSIETAVEFGRIYNKDGQWKFEAIGAGMKGGLEDYLNKYN
- a CDS encoding TerD family protein; this encodes MAINLEKGQRINLEKSNGTKLQNICVGVNWGAIEKKGLFGTKKEPVDLDASCAIYDEKKNHIDSVNFRKLQSNDQAIKHSGDDLTGDLNGDDGLDNEVITLDFSRISPSANHVAFFINSFRGQDFKDIPFASIRIYEGTPTRVNQEYARYDIANDSSFAGNVSMVLGVFYKRNDEWKFSAIGTPTRDKKLEETILTIQQNHL
- a CDS encoding toxic anion resistance protein, which encodes MIDNQLVTQENVALIDKDGNVNLATITETEINSYKSISNQLNENDANSILNYGADIQNAIAKQSDTFLTNVRTYNSGEVGTLINDLLTELNYVDVDQLDQGPVKRFLSKIPVLNKLVVDVKKLFQQYDKITVNIDKISNKVKAGMINSVKDNSALQTMFDGNVALIKEMEKHVIAGQIRFKELNEELAVMEANTAQYQDYQISDKRNFINRLDKRLADMKIVRFIMLQSLAQIRVVQNNNTSIAEKAQSILTTTMPVWKNQLTLAVALQRQKQNIEIQRKVSETTNTILQKNAEMLKQNSIEVAKENENTIVSLETLKMTTKSLIDTLTEVKQIHEQGTETRRQLDAGLQSLESELKKGVIS